A window of Primulina huaijiensis isolate GDHJ02 chromosome 9, ASM1229523v2, whole genome shotgun sequence contains these coding sequences:
- the LOC140984499 gene encoding uncharacterized protein, whose amino-acid sequence MGTGKFHFTVNIYIQLVTMMIMMMKRSSIVISCGSSTSAVGDPGMLRDELRVAFEGWNFCNEVGQEASGIGSPRAADCFDLSNNIVIHKVTEADNRLGVGNPFPGLSPKALNNPDLYAVEKELYLGSLCEVPDKPKPWQFWMIMLKNGNYDTTSGLCPENGKKAPPFKPGRFPCFGNGCMNQPTLYHQPTTLDKTSGTLRGGFNGTYDQLNPSISDGSPVSYFEVFWEKNMGNGSWIFSHKLRTSKKYPWLMLYLRADSTKGYSGGYHYDTRGMLKTLPESPNFRVKFSLDIKQGGGPKSQFYLIDLGSCWKNNGAPCDGDVLTDVTRYTEMIINPETPAWCSPSNLGNCPPYHITPNDTKIFRNDTANFPYGAYHYYCVPGNAQHLEKPYSNCDPYSNPQAQELVQLLPHPIWAEYGYPTEQGDGWVGSRMTDWDLDAGGLSGRLYFYQDPGTTPARRIWTSIDVGTEIFVSNQEEVAEWTLSEFDVILT is encoded by the exons ATGGGAACAGGGAAATTTCATTTCACTGTGAACATTTATATCCAATTGGTGACtatgatgattatgatgatgaaAAGAAGTTCGATAGTCATATCTTGTGGCTCCTCTACCTCGGCAGTAGGGGACCCTGGAATGCTCAGAGATGAGCTGAGAGTAGCTTTTGAAGGCTGGAACTTTTGTAACGAAGTTGGTCAAGAAGCTTCAGGCATTGGCAGCCCTAGAGCTGCCGATTGCTTCGATCTTTCAA ATAATATCGTTATCCACAAGGTGACAGAGGCTGACAACAGGCTTGGTGTGGGGAATCCATTCCCAGGACTAAGTCCAAAGGCTTTAAACAACCCAGACCTGTACGCTGTGGAGAAGGAGCTCTATCTCGGTTCGTTATGCGAAGTTCCAGACAAACCAAAACCATGGCAATTTTGGATGATAATGTTGAAAAATGGGAATTATGACACAACGTCCGGTCTTTGTCCGGAGAATGGAAAAAAAGCACCGCCTTTCAAACCTGGAAGGTTCCCATGCTTTGGAAATGGATGTATGAATCAACCCACTTTGTATCATCAGCCCACAACTTTGGATAAGACATCTGGAACTCTAAGAGGAGGCTTCAATGGTACCTATGATCAGTTGAATCCTAGCATTAGTGATGGTAGTCCGGTGTCTTACTTTGAGGTATTTTGGGAGAAAAATATGGGAAATGGGAGTTGGATTTTTAGTCATAAACTGAGAACCTCAAAAAAGTATCCATGGCTTATGTTGTATCTTAGAGCTGATTCGACCAAGGGTTATTCCGGAGGTTACCATTATGACACCAGAGGAATGCTCAAAACT CTTCCAGAGTCTCCTAATTTCAGGGTAAAATTCAGCTTGGATATCAAACAAGGAGGAGGACCAAAGAGCCAGTTCTACTTGATTGACCTTGGGAGCTGCTGGAAAAACAATGGTGCCCCCTGTGATGGAGATGTGCTGACCGACGTAACTAGATACACTGAAATGATTATTAACCCGGAAACCCCTGCTTGGTGTAGCCCCTCAAATTTGGGTAACTGCCCCCCATACCATATCACACCCAATGACACAAAGATATTTCGAAATGACACCGCTAACTTCCCATATGGAGCATATCATTATTACTGTGTGCCTGGCAATGCTCAGCATTTGGAGAAGCCATATAGCAATTGTGATCCCTATAGCAATCCACAGGCCCAAGAGTTGGTGCAGTTGCTGCCTCACCCCATCTGGGCAGAGTATGGCTACCCTACCGAGCAAGGAGATGGTTGGGTTGGTAGCAGGATGACTGATTGGGACCTTGACGCCGGTGGCCTATCTGGTAGACTTTACTTCTATCAG GATCCTGGTACTACACCCGCAAGAAGAATTTGGACTTCTATTGATGTGGGGACTGAAATATTTGTTAGCAATCAAGAAGAAGTGGCTGAGTGGACTCTTAGTGAGTTTGATGTCATTTTGACTTGA
- the LOC140984466 gene encoding uncharacterized protein → MAKKGSQQRNGFDQRSTNYKRAVSGPGTVPLTTEESGDAKGEKVTLGEGPSNECHLVSCTDSIDDPDRTQFGKTSKKKSKKSQRKERKDADETVRDQSLPSKESTEAGKTDEHIEDTSKTRDKYMSPDDICHSNGTNSSSNLPNGLHMNGGLDNAEFPQTVIFKFLRTVVFSVARKSAEWLERSKPSFVILKANTLKARDHVQVKIQHAQPVVFRWIKHFGKILLLLFMVWLDCTLRGFDSFLRMGTTSFFSIVWCSALSVIAMAGIGKFLMVLAVAAATGLFLGLMLAVVFIGIVGTVILWFYGSFWTTGLVIFLGGLAFILSHDRIALFIMTVYSVYCAFTYVGWLGLVLAMNLSFISSDALLFFLRSIINEQRTPNSSPEQATGMRGQPSFHPNEFQHASYSETSGTGPPDRSPGVPSTSGSDFEMTSEDEVVRLLKCTDHYSALGLSRFENIDVLAIKREYRKKAMLVHPDKNMGDEKSAEAFKKLQNAYEVLLDSFKRKEYDDELRREELLNYFRKFQNASHENKRRGLFTSNFARTEDGEDPTGESRRIACKKCGLFHIWVHTKKLKSRARWCQECQDFHPAKDGDGWVEQSSQPLFFGMLQKVDTPSAYVCAAGKVYDATEWYHCQGMRCTANAHKPTFQVNTNAVTRNGRTRGTNSGQRGGIPGPHTEETISEEEFFEWLQNAMQSGMFENVSGSTSENPSGFSPNGAGGNSSNNNNKRKKGKKQR, encoded by the exons ATGGCTAAAAAGGGAAGCCAACAAAGGAATGGGTTTGATCAGCGCTCGACAAATTATAAGAGAGCAGTTTCAGGTCCTGGAACTGTGCCTTTGACAACGGAAGAAAGTGGTGACGCCAAAGGGGAAAAGGTTACTCTGGGCGAAGGACCTTCAAATGAATGCCATTTAGTATCTTGTACGGACAGCATCGACGACCCTGATCGTACACAATTTGGGaaaacaagtaaaaaaaaatctaagaaatctcaaagaaaagaaagaaaggaTGCAGACGAGACGGTGAGAGACCAAAGTCTACCTTCTAAAGAGAGTACTGAAGCAGGCAAGACTGATGAACACATAGAGGATACTTCAAAAACAAGAGACAAATACATGTCTCCTGACGATATTTGCCATTCAAATGGTACGAATAGTTCGAGTAACTTACCAAATGGACTCCATATGAATGGTGGACTGGACAATGCGGAGTTTCCCCAAACAgtcatttttaaatttctgaGGACAGTCGTCTTTTCTGTAGCAAGGAAATCTGCCGAATGGTTAGAGAGGAGCAAGCCTTCTTTTGTCATTCTTAAAGCTAATACCCTAAAAGCTCGTGATCATGTCCAAGTGAAGATTCAGCATGCACAACCTGTTGTGTTCAGGTGGATTAAACATTTTGGAAAGATATTACTTCTCTTGTTCATGGTTTGGTTGGACTGTACATTAAGGGGCTTTGATTCCTTCCTGCGCATGGGGACAACATCATTTTTCTCAATTGTTTGGTGTAGCGCACTTTCAGTAATTGCAATGGCTGGAATTGGCAAGTTTCTGATGGTACTG GCTGTAGCTGCGGCTACTGGATTATTTCTCGGCCTCATGCTTGCTGTTGTTTTCATCGGCATTGTTGGAACGGTTATCCTGTGGTTTTATGGAAGCTTTTGGACTACAGGACTTGTCATCTTCCTTGGAG GATTGGCATTCATATTAAGTCATGATCGGATCGCACTTTTTATTATGACTGTGTATTCCGTGTATTGTGCCTTCACTTATGTTGGATGGCTGGGGTTAGTTTTGGCTATGAACTTATCATTTATATCAAGTGATGCTCTGCTATTTTTCCTGAGGAGTATCATAAATGAGCAAAGAACACCAAACAGCTCACCAGAGCAGGCTACCGGGATGCGAGGACAACCAAGCTTTCATCCTAACGAGTTCCAACATGCTTCATACTCCGAAACCAGTGGTACTGGTCCGCCTGATCGTAGCCCAGGGGTACCTTCAACCAGTGGATCCGATTTTGAAATGACATCGGAAGATGAAGTTGTAAGGTTGCTGAAATGTACAGATCATTACTCAGCATTGGGATTGTCACGATTTGAAAATATAGATGTTTTGGCTATAAAGAGGGAATATAGGAAAAAG GCAATGCTTGTTCATCCCGATAAAAATATGGGTGATGAAAAGTCTGCTGAAGCTTTCAAGAAACTTCAGAATGCTTATGAG GTTTTGCTCGATTCCTTCAAGCGTAAAGAATATGATGATGAGTTAAGAAGGGAAGAGCTGCTTAATTATTTCCGCAAATTTCAAAATGCTTCTCATGAG aataaAAGGCGTGGCCTGTTTACCTCAAACTTTGCGCGTACTGAAGATGGTGAGGACCCAACGGGAGAGTCGAGACGAATTGCATGCAAAAAATGTGGCCTTTTCCACATCTGGGTTCATACCAAGAAATTAAAATCCAGAGCAAGATGGTGCCAG GAATGCCAAGATTTTCATCCAGCTAAAGATGGGGATGGATGGGTCGAGCAGTCTTCACAACCCTTGTTCTTCGGAATGCTGCAGAAG GTAGACACTCCCTCTGCTTATGTATGTGCTGCTGGAAAGGTGTATGATGCTACTGAATGGTACCATTGTCAG GGAATGAGGTGTACCGCCAATGCCCACAAGCCCACATTTCAAGTGAACACCAACGCGGTTACAAGAAATGGGCGCACAAGGGGAACTAATTCAGGGCAAAGGGGTGGGATTCCCGGACCTCATACAGAAGAGACGATATCCGAGGAGGAATTTTTCGAATGGTTACAAAATGCTATGCAAAGTGGCATGTTTGAAAATGTCTCCGGCTCCACATCTGAGAACCCATCTGGATTTAGCCCCAACGGTGCCGGTGGAAACAGTAGCAACAATAATAACAAGAGGAAGAAGGGAAAGAAGCAAAGGTGA